The following are encoded together in the Nocardioides thalensis genome:
- a CDS encoding TetR/AcrR family transcriptional regulator, which translates to MAETGDSRRRRILEATLEVIRDKGLAGVRTQEVARRAGVSAGLLLYHFGTLEGVVAAAMRESEEDYYRSFEDEAAADLPAPDRLRLLVLRQGEPDAVVAAWTLWMEFWVRALRDPETAQLCADLDSRWRSALQVVIEQGVREGVFACASPRATTIRLSALLDGLSVAATLDDPEVPVAAVPDLWLETAALELGCDRALLGLG; encoded by the coding sequence ATGGCGGAGACCGGGGACTCACGGCGTCGGCGCATCCTCGAGGCGACGCTCGAGGTCATCCGCGACAAGGGGCTCGCCGGCGTGCGCACCCAGGAGGTGGCGCGGAGGGCCGGCGTCAGCGCGGGCCTCCTGCTCTATCACTTCGGCACGCTCGAGGGCGTGGTCGCCGCGGCGATGAGGGAGTCCGAGGAGGACTACTACCGCTCCTTCGAGGACGAGGCCGCCGCCGACCTCCCCGCGCCGGACCGTCTCCGGCTCCTCGTGCTCCGGCAGGGCGAGCCCGACGCCGTCGTGGCGGCGTGGACGTTGTGGATGGAGTTCTGGGTGCGCGCTCTCCGCGACCCGGAGACGGCACAGCTCTGCGCGGACCTCGACTCCCGCTGGCGATCGGCACTCCAGGTGGTGATCGAGCAAGGGGTCCGCGAGGGAGTGTTCGCGTGCGCGTCACCGCGCGCGACCACGATCCGGCTGTCCGCGCTGCTGGACGGGCTGTCGGTCGCCGCCACCCTCGACGACCCAGAGGTCCCGGTCGCCGCGGTCCCCGACCTCTGGCTCGAGACCGCCGCGCTCGAGCTGGGGTGCGACCGGGCGCTGCTCGGTCTGGGCTAG
- a CDS encoding TetR/AcrR family transcriptional regulator has translation MPRVSVEAERKEQILSAACEVIAEIGFKSLRIADVAKRARTSTGTVHYYFDTKRDLMHAAFEWNFSRSVDRRRELLDAAEPPSVRLRRFIDSYLPSDDETITAWNVWAELWIEALHDPDLQELNEQVYGEWRRMVAAIVRDGQDAGEFREGDAVVFANALIGMVDGLSLQVLMGSRAMTVERMRAVCDQVLTQFLS, from the coding sequence ATGCCGCGGGTCAGCGTTGAGGCCGAACGCAAGGAGCAGATCCTTTCGGCCGCGTGCGAGGTGATCGCGGAGATCGGCTTCAAGTCGCTCCGGATCGCCGACGTGGCGAAACGGGCACGGACCAGCACCGGCACGGTCCACTACTACTTCGACACCAAGCGCGACCTGATGCACGCCGCCTTCGAGTGGAACTTCTCGCGGTCGGTCGACCGGCGGCGCGAGCTCCTCGACGCGGCCGAGCCGCCCTCGGTGCGGCTCCGCAGGTTCATCGACTCCTACCTACCCTCCGACGACGAGACGATCACCGCGTGGAACGTGTGGGCCGAGCTCTGGATCGAAGCCCTTCACGACCCTGACCTGCAGGAACTCAACGAGCAGGTATACGGCGAGTGGCGGCGGATGGTCGCCGCGATCGTCCGCGACGGCCAGGACGCCGGCGAGTTCCGCGAGGGCGACGCGGTGGTGTTCGCGAACGCGCTGATCGGCATGGTCGACGGGCTCAGCCTCCAGGTGCTGATGGGCTCCCGCGCCATGACCGTCGAGCGGATGCGCGCGGTGTGCGACCAGGTGCTGACCCAGTTCCTCAGCTGA